The Halotia branconii CENA392 region GCCTGAGCGATCGCTTCATTACCATCTTTAGCAACACCCTGGGATTGCTTCGGTTTTTGGGGTTGTTGATGAAGAAAATCCCAAGTCCCATGAAAAAACTCAGTTGGGGTAAGAATTTGATGTTGATGGTAATTAACAATACCTTCTAAAAGAAAAGCTGCTTCCGCAAAGTCATCACGGGGAATAGTAACCAGAGGTATTCCCAGGCGTGTAGCTTCCGCAAAAGTGCCGTAACCAGGTTTAGAAATAACACGCCCACAAATAGACATAAAATCTACAGGACGATATTTGCGGTCAGTAACTTTGATTAAATTAGGTAAATCAGGAGCAGATTGATCAAAGATCATGAATTGCCAATCTAGAAAATGTTTCAGATTGTCATAGGGAATCTGATTTAAACCTAAGCCTCCAAAGGTCAGTAAAATAGTTTTTTCTAAAGGCGCAGTTATCCTCCAATTAGCACGTAAATCATCCGCAAAGTAACGAGGAGAACCACCAGTTAAGCCGACATCTGTGATATTATTGAAAACCTGCATTGGCTCGTGAAAAGGAAGACGAAATAGGCGATCGCACTTTGAGTAACAATCACTAATCCAATCAGCAATAGCAATAAATTCGTCTCCCCAATCTCGGTAAATCAAATCCCAGCCAAAATTACTCATCATCCAGCAAGGAATATTTGCCGCTTTGGCGAATAAAGGAGTTAGAAAAGGAATATCTGCCAAGATGAGATTGACGCGATTTTGGCGAATAAAATTGACTTCAGAAGCTATCAAAGAATTTTGATGTTTCTGAATATCTAGCAACTTTTCTTTAGTCGCTTCCTTATCCATTGTCAAGCTATCTGCTTGAATTACACCCAAGTCAAATGATCGGGGACGATGAATAAAATCTCCTTCTATATAGCACTCTAGTAACCACCGTGGGGCAGTTGTCACCATAATTAGCAAGACTTCTGGACACAACTTTTGAATTGTCGCCGCTACCGATGCTGTGCGAGTCGCATGGCCGAAACCGTGGTTAGTGATGGCTACGTATAAAATTGGACGTTCCATTTAATTTCTAACTTTCACTTTGTTAGTCTGTTTTACTGAAAGAAATCACAAAATTCGTATTATCAGCGCACGTTTAGCTACTAAAAAAGAATGTCAAGATTATGAAAAATACACAAAATTCTGAATCTAACCAAAATTTAGAAGACGACTTACTAATTGAATATAACTTTGATTACAGGAAGGCTCGTCCTAATCGTTTTGCTACTCAAGAAAATGAGACTTCTATAATAGAGGACTTACGCAAAACTAACGCAATTTCGTCA contains the following coding sequences:
- a CDS encoding glycosyl transferase gives rise to the protein MERPILYVAITNHGFGHATRTASVAATIQKLCPEVLLIMVTTAPRWLLECYIEGDFIHRPRSFDLGVIQADSLTMDKEATKEKLLDIQKHQNSLIASEVNFIRQNRVNLILADIPFLTPLFAKAANIPCWMMSNFGWDLIYRDWGDEFIAIADWISDCYSKCDRLFRLPFHEPMQVFNNITDVGLTGGSPRYFADDLRANWRITAPLEKTILLTFGGLGLNQIPYDNLKHFLDWQFMIFDQSAPDLPNLIKVTDRKYRPVDFMSICGRVISKPGYGTFAEATRLGIPLVTIPRDDFAEAAFLLEGIVNYHQHQILTPTEFFHGTWDFLHQQPQKPKQSQGVAKDGNEAIAQAIIRYFRSL